Below is a window of Desmonostoc muscorum LEGE 12446 DNA.
GCCCTGGTAAATCAGCAGCCAGTTTGGTTAAACGCACCGCATCTCTCGCAGCCAGTACTAACCGTACTCCAGTAGGCGCAAGTTTGTGTGTTAAGGCTGAACCAATACCACCAGTAGCACCGACAATAACGACGACTTTATCCTGCATTTTTATATTTACATTTCTTTACATCATTTTACATAATACTGAATTATGGACTCAAGTTCTAGGTAAATGTTCAGAAAGTATCTACTCAAAGAATAGCGGTATAACCTCATATTCCCTGCCACTTGCTTTTAATTTAAATGCAGAGGATGATTGTAAATATTTGGTAAAATTAGAACCTAGCTTTAATTTTTTAACAATTGAATTAGGAGATTCTCCGGTTATTTTCTGTATCTCTGTACCTAGTTTGGACACAGATAATTTAATTTTGGGAGATTTTATTTGAAAATCTTGAATTATCTTTAATAAAAATTTGTCTAATGTTTCTTTATCAAAAAATTGAGGGAAAATTTCTTGTTCTTGCTCTTTGATAGATTTCGCAGATGATTCATCTGGAAAAGAAATTATTTCTTCAATTTCTGGCTGCCTTTGATTATGATTGGTATTCAGATTGCATCTTTCTTCAAATAAATTGGCAATACCTGCTAAACTGTGTAATCGAGCATTGATTGAGTTTTGTTCATTTTTAATTAAATCTTGAATTTGCTCAACTACTTGTTCTAAGGATGGAACTTCTCTGGCCATTGTTATGGAATAATGAGTCAAATCGCCAGTGTTCCGGTTCTCTATATGCAAACTTTGTCCTTGTCTACGCACTAAGTAGACAGTCAACCCCTGGTTTTGGAGTTCGTTACACAGGTGAATTAAAATTCCATCGCCAGAACAGACTAAAATTTCTTTAACTGTTGGATAAGACCTTAAGACAGAAGCACCAAATGCAATCATTTTTGCATCAGCACTATCTTTACCTCCGGGTACATGAACAAGTTGATAGCCACGGTTATATAGTTCAATATCCTGCTTACCAATACTTGGGTTTCTCCAGTTGGCAAATGCTAATTTAGCTTGCAAAGGATATTCACATACACTCGCTAAAAATAATTCGGAATTAATATCTAATTTTAAGTTTTCTGCATCTAAAAGTAAAAGCGAAATTCCTGTTTCTAAGTGATATTTGATTTCCTGTTTTTGCTGAGATGTTTGGATGAATTGATTGAAAGCATCAGATTCTAGCCAATCAGGTGATAATAAAATCTTCCGTAGTTCTTCCGCTAATATGGAACTAAAAGAGCTAAAATTTGTTTCTGTAAAATTTTCTAGTGATAGTTTTTTTGCTAAATCAAGTTCCCTCGCTTCAGCCGTAGTTACTTGACTGTGCCCGTTGCTGTTCGCAATCAAATCAGTTTCCAGCAAACTAGAAAATGTCGGCTCAAGGAATTGTTTACCACAATTTTTGCAGAGGTAATTCTGCTTGTCATTCCGACGGCCATTTTTACGATATGAAGTAGAATCGCACCGGGGACATTTCATTTTCTATTTAGGTGGTCTAAAGTAGATACTTTTCTTAAGTATATAGTATAAAAAATACTGTCAACTTATATTAGTATTACTCAACACAAAAAAAGCTAGAAGGGCGTGTAAATTAAATTCAATCCTTAATTACGACTCACATTATGTGATAGTCGTCTCAAGAGCCAGAACTTCCAGCGGATTTAAAGTTAATGAAAATACAAAAACTAAGTGCTAAAACCAGGTATTAAAACTGTTTTACTCCTGTTGGCGCAGCAGGGCGTAGCCCATTCTAGCTTCTGAATTCACCAATTCTGCTGTCAGAAAGATTTAACTGACGCGGGCAAAAACATAATCGCGGGTACGGGAATCAAGGGGATTAGTAAAAATTTTATTTGTAGTACCAAATTCAACCATTTGACTAATGCGGTTTTCATTACTGTAAAAGAAAGCCGTAAAATCACATAAGCGAGTAACTTGCTGCATGTTGTGGGTAACAATCACAATTGTCAAGTCAGAGCGCAAGTTATGAATCAAATTTTCAATTTGCATACTACCAAGAGGATCGAGGCCTGAACAAGGTTCATCCATCAGTAAAACTTTTGGTTTAACTGCTAAAGCACGAGCAATGCATAGTCTTTGTTGTTGTCCGCCGGAAAGTTCTAAAGCAGACTTGTGCAGCTTATTTTTCAGTTCATCCCAAAGATCGGCAGCTTTGATGGCAGACTCAACAATCGCATCTAATTCTACTTTTGGATGCCATCCAACTAATTTCACCCCATAGGCAACATTATCATAAACGCTCATGGGAAAAAGATTTGGCTTGGGAAAAACCATACTAATTTGGCGACGTAGCCTACTTAAATTGACACGGCGCTCATAAATGTTCTGTCCAAAAAATTCTACTCTTCCTTCAACACTCACTTCTGCTTCTAATTCACCCATGCGATTTAACGATTTAAGAAAAGTAGACTTGCCACAACCACTAGAACCAATAATTGCCGTGACTTGGTTTTGGTAAATATCCATTGAAACGCCTTCAACTATCTTTTGAGTCTCGTAATAGAAGCTGAAGTTTTTGACTCTGATGGCTGGAATTAGTTTACTCATATTCCCAAAACGTGTGAAACAAAACTTGACTAAGTAAGGTAGTACAAATCAGCAGTGCTGTTTCACTATGTTACTCCTAAAAGGAGATCTTCATGGAAAATACGTAAATATACGGTAGATATATAGCAAATATACCGTTAGTAAATGTTTGTATTAAATTATGTCGCAAAAATCATTATTGAGAAAATTAAAAATGCAGATGAGGAGGACGCGGAGAATGACCAATGCCCAATGACTTTTTAACCAAAACGTCCTGAAATGTAGTCGCGGGTGCGGGGGTCGAGTGGGTTGTTAAAGATTTGCTCTGTGGCACCAAATTCAACCATTTGACCAATCCGACTTTCATCGGTGCTGAAGAAAGCGGTAAAATCAGAGACACGGGCAGCTTGTTGCATGTTGTGGGTAACGATCGCGATCGTCAACTGAGATTTCAAACTATACAGCAGTTCCTCAACTTTCATAGTAGCTATAGGGTCAAGAGCCGAACAAGGCTCATCCATCAGCAGAACTTTCGGCTTGACTGCTAAAGCGCGGGCAATACATAATCTCTGTTGTTGACCACCAGAAAGCCCTAAAGCCGATTTATCTAGTTTATCTTTAACTTCATCCCAAAGAGCAGCGTCTTTGAGAGCAGACTCGACAATTTCATCTAGTTCTACTTTTGGATACCTACCTGCTATTCTCATCCCGTAGGCGACATTTTCATAAATGCTGATAGGAAAAGGATTCGGTTTTTGGAACACCATACCAATTTGGCGGCGTAATCGATTGATGTTGACACGAGGAGCATAAATATTTTGACCAAAAAATTCTACTTCTCCTTCAACTTTTACAGGGCCTTCTAATTCACTAATGCGATTCAAGATTTTGATGAAAGTAGATTTACCGCAACCACTAGGGCCAATAATTGCAGTTACTTGGTTGCGATAAATATCTATTGATACCTTTTCGATCGCTTTGATTGTCCCATAGTAAAAACTGATATTTTTTACTTTGATAGCTGGAATTAAGTTCTTCATAAATTGTCCCGTTGCGAAATAAAAAATTATCAAAATAGAATTCAGAATTCAGAATGGGCTACGCCCCGCTGCGCTAACAGAATTCAGGAGTCAAAATGAATAATATAGAACTAGTGCTGGTTTGAAGTTATTAGCGTTCTGAATCCTCTACTAGTTAATTATGACTTCTGACTTCTGACTTCTGAATTCTGAATCCTGACTTCTGACTTCTGTTCATTTGATTTTTCTTTGCCTAATAACTAAACGAGAAATAATGCTGACACATAAAATTAAGGCCAATAGAATTATCGAAGTTGTCCATACTAATTGACTTTTTTCTGGGTCTGGATCGTTGTAGAGGTTAAAAATTAATACTGGCAAAGAAGCTGTTGGACTTAACAAACCTTCTGACCAATCTAGACTAAATAAAGCAGTAAAAATTAAAGGTGCTGTTTCACCAGCAGCACGAGCTACAGCTAATAAAACGCCTGTGGTGATTCCGGGAATTGCCGTAGTTACAACGATGCGAAAGGTAGTTTGAAAACGAGTTCCGCCTAAAGCAGCAGAGGCGAGGCGTTGAGATGTGGGAATCAGTTTTAAAGATTCTTCTGTTGTCAATACAATCACTGGTAGCATAATCACAGCTAAAGCAAAACCACCTGCGATCGCACTAAATCCTTTAGTTACGAAAACGATTATACCGTAAGCGAATATGCCTACAACAATTGAAGGCACGCCTGTGAGAATATTAGTAATAAAACGAATGAAATTAGCAATTAGATTAGTTTGACCAAATTCCGCCAAGAAAATTCCTGTCATTATGCCTGTGGGAATGCTTAAAAAAGCGCCAATGGCTACCATAGTTATGGTTCCGAGAATTGCATTGCCAAACCCATTATCAATCACTGATTTGACAAAAACTTCCCATTTAATTCCAGATATTCCCCGGACAAATATTTCCCATAAAATTGATAATAAAGGAATGAGTGCTAGACCTGTAAAACCAAAGGCGATCGCATTCATTAAATAGCTAAATATTACTCGCTGTTTTGGTAGGGGGCTGCATAATTCTGTTGTAATTGATTCATCATTCTCAGACTCAATATAATCACTCATATTTCTCACAATTTTTGGTTGTTTAACAAAATGTTTACAGTATATAAATTACGAATCCTCCATAACAACTAAATCGATTCAGAATTCTGCATTTTGCATTTTGCATTCTGAATTCTGAATTCTTCTTCAATTATTTTTTCTGGCAAACCATCTGACTAATAATACAGCCCCAATATTGACAACTAAAGTCAAGCCAAACAAAATTAATCCCAAATAGCTTAAAGCACCAATATGTAATCCTGGTTCAGCTTCAGCAAATTCATTAGCTAATACAGAGGGAATTGTATAAGCTGGATCGAGTAAAGAAGCACTAATTTGGGCAGAGTTACCAATTACCATAGTGACAGCCATTGTTTCACCCAAAGCACGTCCTAAAGCCAGCATTGCTGCACTGACTATTCCCGAAAATCCAGCTGGTAGCAAAACTCGAAAAATTGTTTCCCAACGAGTACCACCTAAAGCCATAGATGCGCTACGTAATTCTTTAGGTATAGCCAGTAATACATCACGAGTAATTGCTGCCATTGTTGGCAAAATCATGATGGCTAGAATAATTCCAGCAGTCAACATATTTGTGCCAACAGGGTCTTGTGTATTGAATAGTGGTATAAATTTAAAAGTGCTGCCCAGCCATTTTTCTAAAGGTTCCAAAACTGGAATAAATACAAAAATAGCCCACAAACCAATAATGACGCTAGGAATTGCTGCAATTAATTCCACAACAAATGCTAAGATTGTTCGCACTGATGCAGGTAAGAAATTTTCACTTGTTACCAAGGAGACTGCTATTCCTACTGGTATAGCTAATAAAATAGCGATCGCACTACTTACTAAGGTTCCATAAATATAAGGTAATGCACCAAAAATTCCATTACCTGTATCCCAATCTTGACGCCATAAAAACCCGACTCCAAACTGTTTAATGGCTGGTAAAGCTTCTTGGTAAATTACCCAACTCATTAAAAATAACACTGCAAAAGTAACCAAGCCAAAAAAGTATACTAGCAGTGTAAATCCTTGGTCAAACCAGAAATTTTTCCCACTGATAGCTGTCAAATTCAGATTTTCATCATCTAGATTTGATTGATTTGATGAATTTTTGTCGGCTGGCTCCGATGAATTTGCCATGACAGATAAATAAAATAGATTTTTGTGTGTGAGTAGAGTTGATAACAGTGATTTTTGTCAACTTCATGTGAAAGTTAAATCAAGTTTTAAAATGTTGCCTCATGCTTAATCCAAACTCTCGTTTCAACAACAGACGCCTAATAAAAAGGATTTCCAGGTAGAACCTGGAAACGAGATTTACAACCAATATTTACCAGATTTTTTCAGGGTTTTGCTTAAGTTTACACTAATAGTAAAAAGCCGACCCTATTGGTAGAAGAAAGTAGTAAAATTAGCAATTAAGGCTTGACACTGCTATTCACTGTCTGAAGTACACGATTTGCTACATCAGATGGAATCTTGGTGTAGTTAAGGTCATCATTATATTGTTGACCATCTTTTAATACCCAATTTATCCATTTCTTAATTGCATCAGATTTTGCAGCATTAGCATACTGTTTGTAAACCATCATCCAAGTCAGACCAACAATGGGATAACCTTGTGATGGATCGCCTACAAAAACGCGGTAGTTATCTGGAAAACTCACAGTAGCTAAAGCTGCGTTTGCAGATTGTAAAGAAGGAGCAACAAATTCTCCTGCCTTATTTTGGATCTGTGCTGATTTCAGGTTATTTTTAAGAGCGAAGGCATATTCAACATAACCAATAGAACCAGGAGTGCGAGCTACTAAGGCAGCGACGCCAGGATTGCCTTTACCTTTGAGGACGTTTGGAAGATTCCATTTTGGTGCAGTATTGGCTCCAACTCTGCCTTTAAAATAACTACTAACTGTACTCAAATGGTTAGTAAAAATGAAAGTTGTACCGCTACCATCGGCACGAACAACAAATTTTATTGGTTGACTTGGTAGATTCACACCTGGATTATCAGCTTTAATTTTCGGGTCATTCCAATTGGTAATTTGACCTGCAAAAATTGCTGGTAGTGTATTGCGGGATAATTTGAGTTCATTGACGCCTGGCAGATTATAAACCACAGAAACTGCACCGCCTGCTGTGGGTACTAAGATTACACCGTTCTTGACTTTAGCGATTTCAGCATCTTTCATTGCAGCATCACTACCACCAAAGTCAACGGTTCCAGCAGTGACTTGACGAATACCGCCGCCACTACCAATTGCTTGGTAGTTAATTTTCAAGTCTGGATACTTCTTCTTAACTTCACGAGCATAGCGTTCGTAAAGCGGAGCCGGAAAAGTTGCTCCTGCACCGTTGAGGGTTTGAGCTTGTGCGATCGCGCCAAACATTGGACTAAGTGCAACAGAAGTTGTCACCACTGAAGTAGCAACGACACGATTCAAGATGGTGGTCGAAAAAATCATATTACCTCTGATGAAAGGAATATTTTCCTGCTGTAATCACAGCCTTAATTAAGGCTACATTTCTTATGGTTAAAATTTATTTAACAATAGATGAATATCAAGTTAAGTTGCGTTTAAAATTTACTTTAAAACACCTCTTTGTTATTGATATTTGATTGAATAAATTAATTTAGTCAAATCAAAATATATTGATGGAAAATTGCAGTTGAATTTTAATACTGAAAAATAAATAAATAACACAATTTTCAAATTAGAACTTCTATTTAAGTGCTTAAATGTTCATCTCATCGTCACCCTGACTTACAATTTTTTCGCTAACCATCTTGACAAATCCTGTT
It encodes the following:
- a CDS encoding phosphate ABC transporter ATP-binding protein, whose product is MSKLIPAIRVKNFSFYYETQKIVEGVSMDIYQNQVTAIIGSSGCGKSTFLKSLNRMGELEAEVSVEGRVEFFGQNIYERRVNLSRLRRQISMVFPKPNLFPMSVYDNVAYGVKLVGWHPKVELDAIVESAIKAADLWDELKNKLHKSALELSGGQQQRLCIARALAVKPKVLLMDEPCSGLDPLGSMQIENLIHNLRSDLTIVIVTHNMQQVTRLCDFTAFFYSNENRISQMVEFGTTNKIFTNPLDSRTRDYVFARVS
- the pstS gene encoding phosphate ABC transporter substrate-binding protein PstS; the encoded protein is MIFSTTILNRVVATSVVTTSVALSPMFGAIAQAQTLNGAGATFPAPLYERYAREVKKKYPDLKINYQAIGSGGGIRQVTAGTVDFGGSDAAMKDAEIAKVKNGVILVPTAGGAVSVVYNLPGVNELKLSRNTLPAIFAGQITNWNDPKIKADNPGVNLPSQPIKFVVRADGSGTTFIFTNHLSTVSSYFKGRVGANTAPKWNLPNVLKGKGNPGVAALVARTPGSIGYVEYAFALKNNLKSAQIQNKAGEFVAPSLQSANAALATVSFPDNYRVFVGDPSQGYPIVGLTWMMVYKQYANAAKSDAIKKWINWVLKDGQQYNDDLNYTKIPSDVANRVLQTVNSSVKP
- the pstB gene encoding phosphate ABC transporter ATP-binding protein PstB, which encodes MKNLIPAIKVKNISFYYGTIKAIEKVSIDIYRNQVTAIIGPSGCGKSTFIKILNRISELEGPVKVEGEVEFFGQNIYAPRVNINRLRRQIGMVFQKPNPFPISIYENVAYGMRIAGRYPKVELDEIVESALKDAALWDEVKDKLDKSALGLSGGQQQRLCIARALAVKPKVLLMDEPCSALDPIATMKVEELLYSLKSQLTIAIVTHNMQQAARVSDFTAFFSTDESRIGQMVEFGATEQIFNNPLDPRTRDYISGRFG
- a CDS encoding IS1/IS1595 family N-terminal zinc-binding domain-containing protein, whose protein sequence is MKCPRCDSTSYRKNGRRNDKQNYLCKNCGKQFLEPTFSSLLETDLIANSNGHSQVTTAEARELDLAKKLSLENFTETNFSSFSSILAEELRKILLSPDWLESDAFNQFIQTSQQKQEIKYHLETGISLLLLDAENLKLDINSELFLASVCEYPLQAKLAFANWRNPSIGKQDIELYNRGYQLVHVPGGKDSADAKMIAFGASVLRSYPTVKEILVCSGDGILIHLCNELQNQGLTVYLVRRQGQSLHIENRNTGDLTHYSITMAREVPSLEQVVEQIQDLIKNEQNSINARLHSLAGIANLFEERCNLNTNHNQRQPEIEEIISFPDESSAKSIKEQEQEIFPQFFDKETLDKFLLKIIQDFQIKSPKIKLSVSKLGTEIQKITGESPNSIVKKLKLGSNFTKYLQSSSAFKLKASGREYEVIPLFFE
- the pstA gene encoding phosphate ABC transporter permease PstA translates to MSDYIESENDESITTELCSPLPKQRVIFSYLMNAIAFGFTGLALIPLLSILWEIFVRGISGIKWEVFVKSVIDNGFGNAILGTITMVAIGAFLSIPTGIMTGIFLAEFGQTNLIANFIRFITNILTGVPSIVVGIFAYGIIVFVTKGFSAIAGGFALAVIMLPVIVLTTEESLKLIPTSQRLASAALGGTRFQTTFRIVVTTAIPGITTGVLLAVARAAGETAPLIFTALFSLDWSEGLLSPTASLPVLIFNLYNDPDPEKSQLVWTTSIILLALILCVSIISRLVIRQRKIK
- the pstC gene encoding phosphate ABC transporter permease subunit PstC, producing the protein MANSSEPADKNSSNQSNLDDENLNLTAISGKNFWFDQGFTLLVYFFGLVTFAVLFLMSWVIYQEALPAIKQFGVGFLWRQDWDTGNGIFGALPYIYGTLVSSAIAILLAIPVGIAVSLVTSENFLPASVRTILAFVVELIAAIPSVIIGLWAIFVFIPVLEPLEKWLGSTFKFIPLFNTQDPVGTNMLTAGIILAIMILPTMAAITRDVLLAIPKELRSASMALGGTRWETIFRVLLPAGFSGIVSAAMLALGRALGETMAVTMVIGNSAQISASLLDPAYTIPSVLANEFAEAEPGLHIGALSYLGLILFGLTLVVNIGAVLLVRWFARKNN